In Bdellovibrio bacteriovorus, a single window of DNA contains:
- a CDS encoding DUF3750 domain-containing protein, with translation MKKLFSFFVGFFAFSNSFAQDWRTATRDSAGIAPDPHSEKRAVVQVYAARTVDWRGYFAVHSWIATKAKNANEYTTYHVIGWRVRRGQEAVVVQKDIPDRHWFGARPELLEDLRGEEAEKAIPQIANLAANYAYKNTYRAYPGPNSNTFISHIIRNVPELKVELPPTAIGKDWINQGDVVGWSEAKTGVQFSLFGLFGFTVGLNEGVELNLLGLNFGVDFLRPALKLPMVGRVGMKDKAF, from the coding sequence ATGAAAAAACTGTTCTCATTTTTCGTGGGCTTTTTTGCATTTTCAAATTCCTTTGCTCAAGACTGGCGAACGGCTACCCGTGATAGCGCCGGCATTGCGCCAGATCCTCACTCTGAAAAACGTGCGGTGGTGCAAGTGTATGCCGCTCGCACCGTGGATTGGCGCGGTTATTTTGCCGTGCACTCTTGGATTGCGACGAAAGCAAAAAATGCGAACGAGTATACGACTTATCATGTGATTGGCTGGCGCGTGCGTCGCGGGCAAGAAGCGGTCGTCGTACAAAAAGATATTCCGGATCGCCACTGGTTTGGGGCGCGCCCTGAATTGCTGGAAGATCTGCGCGGAGAAGAAGCGGAAAAAGCGATTCCACAAATTGCCAACTTAGCCGCGAACTATGCATATAAAAACACGTACCGAGCTTACCCGGGCCCCAACAGCAACACTTTTATCTCGCACATTATTCGCAATGTGCCGGAATTGAAAGTAGAGCTTCCACCGACCGCTATTGGAAAAGACTGGATTAATCAAGGTGACGTCGTGGGTTGGAGTGAAGCCAAAACCGGTGTGCAATTTTCGTTGTTCGGCCTATTTGGTTTTACCGTCGGCTTGAATGAAGGTGTGGAGTTGAATCTTTTAGGACTTAACTTCGGCGTCGATTTTCTTCGTCCCGCTTTAAAACTTCCTATGGTGGGAAGGGTGGGGATGAAGGACAAGGCCTTTTAA
- a CDS encoding response regulator, translated as MFPLETRILVIDDMPSIRDLVKNTLKAMGYKNIQEAGDGEEGLKLLLQHNSPGTQFQLVISDWNMPKMKGLDLLKQVRATAEWANLPFVLLTSESERDQVTEAVLAGVSQYIVKPFSAKIFEDKLKAAYAKHNKA; from the coding sequence ATGTTTCCTCTTGAAACCCGCATTTTAGTTATCGACGACATGCCGTCCATTCGTGATCTCGTGAAGAATACACTAAAAGCGATGGGCTATAAAAACATCCAAGAAGCTGGAGACGGCGAAGAAGGTTTGAAACTTCTTTTACAACACAACTCTCCAGGAACTCAATTTCAACTGGTTATTTCTGACTGGAATATGCCGAAGATGAAAGGTCTTGATCTGCTGAAGCAAGTTCGTGCGACAGCAGAGTGGGCGAATCTTCCGTTTGTTCTTTTGACGTCGGAATCAGAACGCGATCAAGTGACAGAAGCCGTTCTTGCCGGTGTTTCTCAATACATCGTGAAACCGTTTTCAGCGAAGATTTTCGAAGATAAGCTGAAAGCGGCTTATGCTAAGCACAACAAAGCTTAA
- a CDS encoding ChaN family lipoprotein — protein MKTWSLFLISILMSACAHAQSEGILRGSDLAPMTLQESVASVRPGSIVVIGENHGFVQHRDQQVAVMQALRTQGLKVSVGLEFFTYTHQHLVDAYRAGTVTEPEFLKAIQWGSPSYDYYRSQALFPNLTEGALTLALNAPRSVTSSAAKKGLEGLSADEKAMLPPNFTLGRDSYKRRFLSMMPHLPTPEAGERYFAAQSIWDDTMAWKAADFIKTHPDQVLVIVVGEFHVQYGGGLPDRLRARLPNTPIVTFSQINTLGMEEDEIAVEIQPSVQDGPRADYLWLAPAQSLGL, from the coding sequence ATGAAGACTTGGAGCCTTTTTCTGATCTCCATCCTGATGTCGGCCTGCGCCCATGCCCAATCTGAAGGCATTTTGCGGGGAAGCGACCTAGCTCCCATGACTTTGCAAGAATCTGTGGCTTCGGTCCGCCCTGGCAGCATTGTTGTTATCGGAGAAAACCACGGATTTGTTCAACACCGTGACCAACAGGTCGCTGTTATGCAGGCCCTGCGGACTCAAGGTTTGAAGGTCTCTGTGGGACTGGAATTTTTTACATATACTCATCAGCACTTAGTTGATGCCTACCGAGCAGGAACAGTGACCGAGCCCGAGTTTCTAAAAGCTATTCAGTGGGGAAGCCCCTCTTATGATTATTATCGCTCTCAGGCTTTATTTCCGAACTTAACGGAAGGCGCTTTAACTTTGGCTTTAAATGCTCCGCGCAGTGTGACGAGCTCTGCGGCAAAGAAAGGCCTTGAAGGACTTTCAGCGGACGAGAAGGCGATGCTGCCTCCAAACTTCACTTTGGGGCGTGATAGTTACAAACGTCGCTTCTTAAGCATGATGCCTCATTTGCCAACGCCAGAAGCAGGGGAGCGCTATTTCGCCGCTCAGTCCATTTGGGATGATACGATGGCCTGGAAAGCGGCCGACTTTATAAAGACTCATCCCGATCAAGTCCTGGTGATTGTCGTTGGCGAATTTCACGTCCAATACGGCGGAGGCCTTCCCGACCGTTTGCGTGCTCGCTTGCCGAACACACCTATTGTGACATTCTCCCAGATCAATACTCTGGGAATGGAAGAGGACGAGATCGCGGTTGAAATCCAACCGTCAGTTCAAGACGGACCTCGTGCAGATTACCTGTGGCTTGCACCAGCACAAAGTCTAGGGTTGTAA